The Procambarus clarkii isolate CNS0578487 chromosome 12, FALCON_Pclarkii_2.0, whole genome shotgun sequence DNA window TTTATCAATTCATCTACTCCCCCCTTAAAAGATCGCTCCCCTACTCACTAGGAGTATGCGTCAAGCGATTATTATCAAGGAAACTAATCTACAGAAAACTTTGGAGTATCAATGGACAATTTAGAAACGGAGGATATCCGGATGACATAATCTGCACAGCAGAAGCTAAGATTTCAGGGACCAGCAGTTAGTTTCTCTTACAAACAGCACGGGCACGCAACACTAATGAGGGAATCATCTTACCCTTTCCCTATTTCCCAGGAGTCGTGGGGCCCTATCAACAAAAAATGAGGGATTTATGGAACTGGCTCAGGACCACAGAGAGAACACCCAGCCTGTCCCACCTTCCCACAGCAGCCACCCATGCTAGCGTGGACCCCAGGCAAGTCTGAGCGATTATCTAGTTAGAGCAAGTTTACTGTAATATTTAGTCAATTCCTTCGATACTACGATCCGTTGATGATGTGATAGCCAAGCATTGCTCTAAGTGTGTCCGGGTTAGGATGGGTcatcgttacacacacacacatacacacctaatTTAAATGTATAATGACCCCAATTGGATAATCACTggtctaaagaatatatataaaactatatatactctaatatataaaaagaaagcATTGTACGAAAGGATTGCAAATGGTGAAATCAATAACAATTCAATCCAATTGAATTGTTAATAAATCAAAATAAAGGATAGAAAAATGAAACTATGAACTTCATATAGCAGTTTATAAAGACAAATTCTAAAGTCACAGTTGTGAGGACGACGCAGTGGCGTGGTGGTGTCTTGGCGCTCCTAAATATTGTCAACTTGTGCTTAATTGTTACAGTGATACAGTGCCCGTGTGTGTCAAGGAAATGGCAGTATAGGTCTGCATAGGTGATAGACAGTCTTTCACTAGGCCTGAAGAACATGAGTGATGATGACAGACAAATGATACCAGACCATTTCAGGTAGCAATGAcgaaaaaagggcaaaatattcacAGACAGCCAAGTTAAAGTgaagataaaataaaaaaaaaaaacgaccaAAATATTTCAGTGATCGGCGACAGGAGaatcgagagtgatgcaaactctCAGACATTCTCAACAGTAAACCCTaaccagcaggacgcaagagaTGCAGATAAATAGAAGTAAGCGGCTGTTATTACCTAAAACGTGCCAACTAAACATTCATCAAAAGCCGGAGTGGACAGTTCATTTGGGCTGAGGAGTTTGGAAAATATGAACGACTAtttaacccttccactgctcaggggtcctgaggacatttacacccctgtgcgcaagaaaaaaaaaataaatttttttgtcttctaaacatgttaatttgtgtcccctgagcacgggaaaaataataaaaaaattctacTGTACTTACCAATGACAACTGAGCCGCAAAgttggccgatgacgtcacagaacgAGGGGGCTCAAGGGTGCTGCGTCAGGCAGCCATCACTCACGGCCGCTCAGGCGgcccgagttgccgcgaatttattttcgcggaatTATTTACGGTATTCTTGGGACATTTTACACAAATTTTTTTCGCTAGTATTGTTCAAATTATTACAACTagacgttgtattataataaaactggtataaactcactaggcgctcacatattagtgtcacaagtatgccTACCAAACTGGTATAGTTTACAggaaatattcaatgtatttgtttttttttcaatataatcactaaaattaacttgatatgtacatttatttacaaaagaattacacatttagtagtcctggagactgtgatactgtgcgaaACAGTCGATATGGCACAGGGACTGCACAGGCTTCGCACCATGTTaacaccaatttacgtttctgtggcctcaatttggtactgaaacacacaccacaccgacgctggcctgctgcacgagatccagttggtggtaatttctttatttggtgtatcagaaaggcctccctgtaagcaagcttgggtgcaggagcatggttcaatattgggtctcgaatgggtctttgtatgccaggggtgtccttgccaaatttacctagtaactgtttcacaacttgaaaactgaacgaacggaaatatggttttctacctgttttcacaagaaacatgttgtaactgttcagcattgttggGAGTCCGCCctgagcagccgtggagtgaggacgtgtcCCGGCCTCCGTGACTGCTGGGGTTGTTTGCCATTTGGTcgtcaggtggtgtgggcgtctctgccctcccagtgttgttgcctgcctggctgcgtgctgacgtggcagttctgacatgggggggccttccaattcctcctgttctgcatgtgaattccgtgggactggacttctcttgtaaggctggttatccagccattgagttggtgatgtgcgacatgcttcgtgtcccggtggaggctgtctacggagttgagcttgttacggcccaccgggtgattatcaagttcgtgagggaggaggagtatcgggacttcctccgtcggtacgaagggcgttcgttgccgttgccagatggcgccggctctgttgcagtctcggaccgcagtggtgccctgacttatgtcagtgtacacggtgcgcccctggagttccctgaagaccttctccggtgcttcttcgggaggtatggtgcagtcatcagtgtgcgggtgaacacgctttccttggggaagtatgctgggaagcggacgaacatccgtaccttaggtatgtgcctgcggtcggatatcccatcttctgtccggctgctgggttactacgttcgTGTGTATTATGCCTGGCAGCCCCGTACCTGTTTCCgatgtggccagttagggcatcaggctgcctgggtgctctgaggcccctgctgcacctgttaacttgttccgggaagaggatttcccgccgctctctcagggcgtggattcctaagatgaagaggggcaggacccattcgctgctgatgcggccccccctgcgtcacccgacgtgcccccggtggttgttgtccctcctccgggtgttccggtggctcctgtcACTGGTCAAttcgctgtgccagttgctcccgagggtcCCGATACTCTAGCATCACCTTTGCGATGGCTTAACACGGGAAGTGACAGTTACTGGTGATAAACCTACCATTCAATTTGCGTAGAGTgaggacgccaggggttgcttccgtctGTGGGAGAAATCAATCTATTTCATAGGACAGCTATCGCCCGCCTCAAGTTGGGCAaacccccagccaataaggtgctgtccTGCCATGGTCCGCCAGCTCCATTGAGTGCGTGGAGCTTAGGCCACATTCCAACAAGCGGATTGACAaccatgcaccaggcaaaagaaaaaCACAGATCCACCCAGCTCTTGACAGGGCACTTGGAATGTAAGGATCATGACACCGGGTCTCAGGAAGATCTACTGTAAGTGAATGACGCCCGTAAaacagctgtgatcaacaatgaactacGCAGGATGCAGATGGACAGTCACCCTGCAGAAGACACGTCTGCCCACGACCGGCAGCATATGGGAGAAGGACTTTACCTCCTCCTGACAGGGAAAACCACCAGAGCATGGTGTTGGCTTCGCCTTGAGGTTGTTAGGTTGGTCCATAGTACCGCCCATGGAGGagtctgcaaggatcatcaaacttcagcttcatacagcagtAGGAATAGTCAGCCTCATCAACGTCtacgcaccaacactgacctctgCCGAAGCGAAGGAcgagttctatgatgacctcggcctaactcatagagacatacctcaacaagagccagtcttccaCCTGGGAGACTTTAATGCAAGAGTTCGTTCTGATCACAGCTCTGACTTCCTGCCTAGACCAGTTTGGattgggaagatgaatgagagtgggcagcgcctTCTGGAGTTCTGCTGTCGTCATGATCTCggcatcaccaattccttcttcgacactAAGCCCCAGCACAAGgtttcttggagacaccccaagtctaagcattggcaccaactcgacctggtgcttacaGGGTGTAGCACCCTGAGAAGCGTCAGACTGACTCGCAGCGtccagagcgcagattgtgacaccgaccactttctcgtcgtttgcagagtaaagttccaaCCCCGGAAAATCCACAGGGCAAAGAAGGGGGAAAGACTATGCATTAACATTaacaagacccgtgaccttcacaaggtggaggaattcactgctgcgttgcccttcctgtaccaccctgcaATAGCGCAAGTGAGGTGGTCACATCTCAGGGGCagtattttcaacactgccatgtccaccttcggtaagaggtagaacaagtcagcagattgtttcgaggccagtgcagaggaaccGTTACTCCTCGTACAGGAAGAGATccgagctctctcatcctacaagaacctgccctcagaaaggaacctacaggcctTCCGTACTGCCCGCAGTCGGAGGTAGGAAGACGGCCACGCGGACTCACAacttttaagagtacgtagtttgttaccagtaacagacgaccaacaagcctgccaacaggtaaggatggataaccgggtaaaagtcggaataaggaatacctttacgagagatgggacaagagcagacagcttccctggcggcagcatccgcacgctcatttaaagagacaccagccAGTTTGGTTggttgggaacccaacaaaactcaaccgacttaaatttactgtgaacaagaaacagccgatgctggatctcgacaaccactggatgaaccggattaaaggacccgagagccatgagggtacTACGAGAGtcgacaacaactacaaaggaagattgacaacgagaaagcaggagacgaagagcaaagataatagcataaagctccgctgtgaagatgctagtctcaggaggtaagcgacacatccaTCCTTAAGAAAAGGAAATAATTGGAGAACTAGTATTTAGGGATCTCTTATATAAGTATGATGGAAATCTATtactgtataataaatgacctgtaGTTATTATAAATTACGACGCCAAATCCGTCCACACACTTTGGGGGGGTTTGATTAGTACAGAGAAATTAATACATTTCAAGTACAAATAAATGGAGATTAATGCACATGAAATATTgaagaaaatatgaaatattggagattttaaataatctttggattaataaaatataatattctaCAAACTACAAGTACGAgataacagcttagctgtaagaATTAAAGCTAGCATGCATCAAGATATATTCTTCAGGAGAAACTTGTTTCATCAGGCTATCCTGGGAACACTTGATCGAGGCGGCATCATATCTTCCTAATTATCAGCAATTCCAAGCTGAAAGGCGAGTAGTATGTAGAAATCGCCTAGAGAGTTGTAATACCACATATATTTCTAAATTAGATGTGGTAAAGCCTTGTAAATACACTTGCTGGTTATTTATAATGGTCGTGCAGCATAACGACAAATCGTCCAACCTATTATGTTAAATGTGATCACAAAAAACAAGGGAAATGGACTAATAGATTTGCCGATACTGATGTCTGTGATATGATGAAGCAGTCACGTCCTCCTAGCgtctgtggtggaacagatggtggGTTGATGAGGTGGCAATTTGACCAGTTTCCAGATTATCTCTAGAACTTAATGTCGCCGCTTGCCAGTCCTTCCTCCTTCCCAGGTAAGCTCCCGCATGCGTGCAGTCGTGCTATGGTGCACTTAATATTATTtatgatttaattaatatcccGGTTTAAAGGAACTAAAGGTTATCAGGAATTAGAGAATTAATTTGTCTTATTTGACAATATTCAAATTCTCATTTCTTAATTAAATGAACGTTGTTCAATGAGAGTATGCTG harbors:
- the LOC138363985 gene encoding craniofacial development protein 2-like, giving the protein MEESARIIKLQLHTAVGIVSLINVYAPTLTSAEAKDEFYDDLGLTHRDIPQQEPVFHLGDFNARVRSDHSSDFLPRPVWIGKMNESGQRLLEFCCRHDLGITNSFFDTKPQHKVSWRHPKSKHWHQLDLVLTGCSTLRSVRLTRSVQSADCDTDHFLVVCRVKFQPRKIHRAKKGERLCININKTRDLHKVEEFTAALPFLYHPAIAQVRWSHLRGSIFNTAMSTFGKR